AAACCGATGTCGCCGCGAAACTCTCGCAAGTCTATGCGCTATATGATGCTATTACTCAGGGCGAGATTGCGCCTTATGCGGCCGATGATTTAACCGAAATTTTACCTTCAGGACGACCGGAAAAGCCGGAGCTTGTCTCCCCGCGGGATGTGCCACGCCGTAAAATTGGCTCAGAAGAGGGCGTGCATGCGCTCATTCATTCCATCTGTCACATTGAATTTAATGCCATTAATTTGGGGCTTGATGCGGCGTATCGCTTTCGTTCGATGCCGGAGCGTTTCTATCGCGATTGGCTTTTGGTCGCGAAAGAGGAGGCGGATCACTTTTCGATGTTAGCGGATTATCTAACTTCGGTGGGTTCAAGCTATGGCGCGTTTACCGCGCACAATGGTTTATGGGATTCGGCGGAACGCACCGCTCACGACCCCCTTATCCGCATGGCGCTGGTGCCTAGAGTGCTTGAGGCGCGCGGCCTTGATGTCACTCCCGGAATTATTAATCGTTTAAAAGAGGTGGGGCAAACTGGTGTGGTTGCCATGCTTAAGCGCATTGTGCGGGAAGAAGAAGGGCATGTGATTATCGGCAATCGCTGGTATCAATATCTCTGTCGTGAGCGAAATCTCGATCCCAAAGAGACCTTTTTTAGCTTGCTTGATGAGTACGAGCAGACCATTCGCGCGCCGATTAATACCGAAGCTCGACTTCGTTCAGGATTTACCGAAGAGGAGATCGCGCTGTTGTTAGAGTCGATCGACCTATAACGATCTTCCCACCGCTATTTAAGAGTAAGAGGATGCAATGAACGCCATTCAATCACAATTATTATCGCTCACCGGTAAAGTCTTTATCGGGATTTCAGGGCTATCGCTCACAGAGGAAGAGGCTAACTGGCTACGCTCAGAGAAAGTGGGTGGGGTGATTTTATTTGCCCGGAATTATGAGTCAAAAGCGCAGTTAAAAGCGCTCACCGATTCGATTAAAGCGGTGCGTTCAGAACTTCTTATTTCAGTGGATCATGAAGGCGGGCGCGTGCAACGTTTTCGGGACGGATTTACTCACATTCCGCCAATGCGAACGCTTGGCGACGCTTATGATTTTGATCCTGAAAAAGCGCTGTTAGAGGCGACAGAGTATGGTGAAACGATCGGGCGGGAGCTGCAAGATGTGGGGGTTGATTTTAGTTATACGCCAGTATGCGATCTTGATTTTGGGCTCAATAGTGCCATTGGTGATCGCGCGTTTCATTATGATCCGTATGTGGTGGCAAAACTCACGATTGCGCTCCATCAAGGGCTTAACAGAGCTGGGTCAGTGGGGATTGCAAAACATTTTCCGGGGCATGGATATGTAGCCGCTGACACACATTTAGAGACAGCGCGCGATACGCGAACCCTCGATGAGTTGTGGCAATTTGATCTTATTCCATTTCGTGAAATTATTAACGCCGGGATTGAAGGAGTGATGCCGTCGCACATTATTTATGATGCGATCGATCCGGATTATAGTGCAGTGTCATCGAAAAAATGCATGGCATTTCTGCGGGAAGAGCTCGATTTTCAGGGCGTTATTATTAGTGATGATCTCGATATGAAGGCGGCGGATGCGCTTGGCGATGTGCACGATAAAGTCGCGGCGTGCTTTAATGCCGGCATCGATATTGTGTTGCTCTGTAATGATTTTGATGCGATTCGAGCCTATTTAGCTTAGATAAAAGCCAGAGTAAGCCCGAACGTAGCATTAACACTTCGGGCTTTTTAATGTCTGTTTTTTGTGGGTAGGGTTAATTACCGCGTTCGATCACTTCTTGTTGGAAGTGCTCAAACTGTGCAGGAGTGATCTCATTAATCTCAAGCAGATGCGCTTCAAATTCATCTTTTTCATCGGCCTCTTTCATGCCATCAATGCCGTCGGGATCGAGATAAACCATGGCGCGAATTTCACCGTTATAATTAAGCCCTAAGACTGCCTCACCATCTTCGGTGCCGGCCCAATCACGCTCGGGATAGGGGCAAAACGTGGCAAAAAACTGCAGCGCTTTTTGGGCGTAATGTTCGCGGTCGGCGGTGTAGGCTTCCACATCTTCTTTCATAATGTAAAACACATCGACGAGCACCATTCCATCGACTTCACGGGGATATTCTTCCCCATCAATTAAGACCATTTCAGCATCGCTCATAGGGATTCCTTTGTTGGATATGTAAGAGAGGTATTTACAGGCGATTGTAGCAGAAAGAGAGGGGGTGTTTCAGAATAAAGCACCCACCGAACGGGCATAAAAAAGCCTTTGAACTTAGGGGGTAACCCAAGATTCAAAGGCATTTAAATGAACGCTGATCAAATATGATGATCAGATACGTTGATCAATTTTGTAGATTAATCTTCGTCTTTGTGTGAACGGTAGAAACGTTTACGATCGTTCTCGGTGAGGTAACGCTTACGAATACGGATTGATTTTGGCGTTACTTCTACTAACTCATCGTCATCGATAAACTCGATGGCGCGCTCAAGCGTTAACTTAATAGGCGGTGAAAGCGTTAAAGCTTCGTCACTTCCCGCGGCACGCATGTTGGTGAGCTGTTTACCTTTAAGGGCATTGACTACAAGGTCATTATCGCGTGAGTGAACCCCGATAATTTGGCCTTCGTAAATATCATCCCCATGTGATGCGAAGAGGCGACCGCGTTCTTGTAAGTTAAAGAGGGCGTAAGCAAGGGCTTTCCCTTCACCGTTTGAGATTAATACCCCATTTTTACGGCGACCGACTTCCCCTTTTTTATAAGGGCCATAATGTGAGAAGTTATGATACATCAAGCCCGTTCCGCTAGTGAGCGTCATAAATTCCGTTTGGAA
The window above is part of the Ignatzschineria sp. RMDPL8A genome. Proteins encoded here:
- a CDS encoding ferritin-like domain-containing protein, producing the protein MTQPDFYVAVGKALYETDVAAKLSQVYALYDAITQGEIAPYAADDLTEILPSGRPEKPELVSPRDVPRRKIGSEEGVHALIHSICHIEFNAINLGLDAAYRFRSMPERFYRDWLLVAKEEADHFSMLADYLTSVGSSYGAFTAHNGLWDSAERTAHDPLIRMALVPRVLEARGLDVTPGIINRLKEVGQTGVVAMLKRIVREEEGHVIIGNRWYQYLCRERNLDPKETFFSLLDEYEQTIRAPINTEARLRSGFTEEEIALLLESIDL
- the nagZ gene encoding beta-N-acetylhexosaminidase produces the protein MNAIQSQLLSLTGKVFIGISGLSLTEEEANWLRSEKVGGVILFARNYESKAQLKALTDSIKAVRSELLISVDHEGGRVQRFRDGFTHIPPMRTLGDAYDFDPEKALLEATEYGETIGRELQDVGVDFSYTPVCDLDFGLNSAIGDRAFHYDPYVVAKLTIALHQGLNRAGSVGIAKHFPGHGYVAADTHLETARDTRTLDELWQFDLIPFREIINAGIEGVMPSHIIYDAIDPDYSAVSSKKCMAFLREELDFQGVIISDDLDMKAADALGDVHDKVAACFNAGIDIVLLCNDFDAIRAYLA